The DNA region GCAGGGCAAGCGAGTGGCTTTCGATGGCGCCGATCGCACCGTGATCGACGGCCCTTTTGCAAACCCGCGCGAACTGGTCGCGGGATTTTGGCTGTGGGAGGTCAAGGACATGGATGAGGCGATCGCCTGGGTGAAGCGATGCCCCAATCCCATGCCGGGGCCAAGCGTGATCGAAATTCGGCCCCTGCATGCGTTGGGATAGACAGGATTAGCCGATCATCATCAGGCTGGCATTGCCGCCCGCCGCCGTGGTGTTGATGGAAGTCGACTGCTCCTCCAGCAGCCAGTCCAGGCAATAGCCATGGCCGTGATTATCGGCATGGACCGACACGATCGGGCCGGGCAGATCGGCGACGCACTGGACCGTGGCGGCGACCTTGGCGGCGTCGCCCTCCACCAGCGCGGCGGCATAATGCCCGGTGGCGTCAGTGCTGAAGCAGGCGGCGACGTCGGCGGGCAGACCGGGTGGGATCGTCATCCCCTGCACTACGCCGATATTGCCGGTCGCGACGATGGCGGCCATCTGGCGGAACAGTCCCTGCCGCGTGGCGGGGCGCAGCAGGATGCGGCCGCGAGGATGCAAGGCGTAGAGGTTCCGCTCGCCCACCGGCCCGGGCAGCGTTAGCTGAACGCCCAGCGCCGACGCGTCGCCGGTGCGGCGGGCCTGGGCCGCGGCCTCCCCTTCCCCCTGCCCGTCGAGCCAGTCGGCGAAGGCATGGATCGGGGAGCGCAAATGACTGACCCGCGCGGCGAAGACCGGTGGCGTGGCGACCAGTCGGCCCAGATAGAGCGGTCCGCCCGCCTTGGGACCGGTGCCCGACAGGCCGCAACCGCCAAAGGGCTGCACCCCCACGATGGCGCCGATGACGTTGCGGTTCACATAGATGTTGCCGACCTTCACGCGGGCGGTCACGCGGGCGACGGTTTCGTCCAGGCGGGTATGCAGGCCGAAGGTCAGGCCGTAGCCGGTGGCATTGATCTGATCGACCAGCGCGTCCAGCCGGTCGCGACGGAAGCGCAGGACGTGGAGAACCGGGCCGAAGATTTCGCGGTCGAGGTCGGCGATGGATTCGATCTCGATGATGGTGGGCGGAACGAAGGTGCCATGGGCCGTTTCGGGCGGCAGCGGGCTTTGGTCGACTTTCCGCCCGGCCGCTTTCATCGTGTCGATATGCCGGGTGATGCCGTCCCTGGCTTCGGCGGTGATGACCGGGCCGATATCGATATTCAGCGCGTCGGGGCGACCGATCCGCAACTCCGCCAGCGCGCCTTTCAACATCGTGAGCGTCCGGTCGGCGACATCCTCTTGCAGGCACAGGATGCGCAGTGCCGAACAGCGCTGGCCAGCGCTGTCGAAGGCGGAGGCGATGACATCGGCGACGACCTGTTCGGCGAGGGCACTGCTGTCCACGATCATGGCGTTCTGGCCGCCGGTTTCGGCAATCAAAGGAATGGGGCGGCCGTCCGGCGAGAGGCGGGTGGAAAGCTGGCGCTGGATCAGGCGTGCCACCTCCGTCGATCCGGTAAACATCACCGCGGCGGTTTGCGGCGAGGCGACCAGCGCCGCGCCGATGCGTCCATCGCCGGGCAGCAGGTGTAGCGCGTCGGTGGGCACGCCCGCTTGGTGCAGCAGGCGGACCGCTTCGGCGGCGATCAGCGGGGTTTCCTCGGCCGGTTTGGCAAGGACCGGGTTGCCCGCCACCAGCGCGGCGGCGACTTGCCCGGTGAAGATGGCGAGCGGAAAATTCCAGGGACTGATGCAGGTGACGGGACCGAGCGCCGTCTGCGCCGGGTCGAAAGTGCTGCGCGCCTGGGTGGCGTAATAGCGCAGGAAATCGATCGCCTCGCGCACTTCGGCGATGGCGTTGGGCAGCGACTTGCCCGCTTCGCGCATGATGAGGCCAAGCAGGGTCGGCATCCGCGCCTGCATGGCATCCGCCGCGCGGTCCAGCATGGCGGCGCGGTCCGCGACCGGTATGTTGGGCCAGCGTGACGCAGCGGCGCTGATGGCGGCGGCGCGCGCTTCTTCAACGGAGGCTTCGGTCACGCGGCCCACCACATCGCGATGATCGGCGGGGTTGAAGACGGTGCGCGATGGGCCTGTCGCACCTTCTGGCGCGGCGACCCAGCTTAGCGTGGCGCTGTGGCGCAACGCGTCGCTCAGGCTGGCGAGCGTCGCTTCATCGCTGAGGTCCAGGCCAGCCGAATTGCGACGGTCGGGATAGAGATCGGCAGGCAGCGCGATCTGATCATGGCGATGGCCGGGATGCGCCATGGCGCGCACGACATCGACCGGATCGGCGATCATATCCTCGACCGAGACATTGGCGTCGGCGATGCGGTTGACGAAGCTGCTGTTCGCGCCATTTTCCAGCAGGCGACGGACCAAATAGGCCAGCAGCGTCTCATGCGTGCCGACCGGGGCGTAGATGCGGCACGGACGGTTCAGCTTGTCCGCGCCGACAACCTGTTCGTAGAGCGGTTCGCCCATGCCGTGGAGGCATTGGAACTCG from Sphingobium sp. HWE2-09 includes:
- a CDS encoding YciI family protein; translation: MRVMILVKATEDSEAGYHPSPETDAMMAAMGRFNDALREAGILVMAEGLTESSQGKRVAFDGADRTVIDGPFANPRELVAGFWLWEVKDMDEAIAWVKRCPNPMPGPSVIEIRPLHALG
- the putA gene encoding trifunctional transcriptional regulator/proline dehydrogenase/L-glutamate gamma-semialdehyde dehydrogenase; the encoded protein is MTDQPFANFAPAIRQPTPLRQAITAAYRRDEGEALAPLIAAATLPDEMKAAIADTARTLVTTLRANHKGTGVEGLVQEYALSSQEGVALMCLAEALLRIPDAATRDALIRDKIADGDWGAHLGGDKSLFVNAATWGLVVTGKLVGSVDDRGLGAALARLVARAGEPVIRRGVDLAMRMMGEQFVTGETIKEALKRARALEAKGFAYSYDMLGEAATTAADAARYYADYEQAIHAIGRASAGRGIYAGPGISIKLSALHPRYARAQADRVMGELLPAVKQLALLSKSYDIGLNIDAEEADRLELSLDLLESLATDPELAGWNGLGFVVQGYGKRCPFVIDWIVDLARRADRRIMVRLVKGAYWDAEIKRAQVDGLADFPVYTRKVHTDVAYIACARKLLDAPDAVFPQFATHNAQTLATIYQLAGPDFAIGRYEFQCLHGMGEPLYEQVVGADKLNRPCRIYAPVGTHETLLAYLVRRLLENGANSSFVNRIADANVSVEDMIADPVDVVRAMAHPGHRHDQIALPADLYPDRRNSAGLDLSDEATLASLSDALRHSATLSWVAAPEGATGPSRTVFNPADHRDVVGRVTEASVEEARAAAISAAASRWPNIPVADRAAMLDRAADAMQARMPTLLGLIMREAGKSLPNAIAEVREAIDFLRYYATQARSTFDPAQTALGPVTCISPWNFPLAIFTGQVAAALVAGNPVLAKPAEETPLIAAEAVRLLHQAGVPTDALHLLPGDGRIGAALVASPQTAAVMFTGSTEVARLIQRQLSTRLSPDGRPIPLIAETGGQNAMIVDSSALAEQVVADVIASAFDSAGQRCSALRILCLQEDVADRTLTMLKGALAELRIGRPDALNIDIGPVITAEARDGITRHIDTMKAAGRKVDQSPLPPETAHGTFVPPTIIEIESIADLDREIFGPVLHVLRFRRDRLDALVDQINATGYGLTFGLHTRLDETVARVTARVKVGNIYVNRNVIGAIVGVQPFGGCGLSGTGPKAGGPLYLGRLVATPPVFAARVSHLRSPIHAFADWLDGQGEGEAAAQARRTGDASALGVQLTLPGPVGERNLYALHPRGRILLRPATRQGLFRQMAAIVATGNIGVVQGMTIPPGLPADVAACFSTDATGHYAAALVEGDAAKVAATVQCVADLPGPIVSVHADNHGHGYCLDWLLEEQSTSINTTAAGGNASLMMIG